The Streptomyces sp. Mut1 genome window below encodes:
- a CDS encoding NUDIX hydrolase, whose product MNREVCPVAPESSSTPLHSVSVAGVVVREDGRVLVIRRADNGAWEPPGGVLELAEAPEDGVRREVYEETGITVRVDRLTGVYKNSSRGIVALVFRCRAEGGYEQLSDESTAVEWLTPDEVAGRMAEVYAVRVADALLDGAPQVRTHDGTTFAQPPGRVAKRR is encoded by the coding sequence ATGAATCGAGAGGTTTGCCCAGTGGCGCCGGAGAGCTCGTCAACGCCGTTGCACTCCGTGTCCGTGGCCGGAGTCGTCGTCCGGGAGGACGGCCGGGTATTGGTGATCAGGCGGGCCGACAACGGGGCCTGGGAACCGCCCGGGGGTGTGCTCGAACTGGCCGAGGCTCCAGAGGACGGTGTCCGGCGCGAGGTTTATGAGGAGACCGGCATCACGGTGCGGGTGGACCGGTTGACCGGGGTCTACAAGAATTCGTCGCGCGGCATCGTCGCCCTGGTCTTCCGTTGCCGCGCCGAAGGCGGCTACGAGCAACTGTCCGACGAATCAACGGCAGTCGAGTGGCTGACTCCGGACGAGGTGGCCGGCCGCATGGCCGAGGTCTACGCGGTCCGGGTCGCCGATGCCCTTCTGGACGGTGCGCCGCAGGTGCGCACGCACGACGGCACGACGTTTGCCCAGCCTCCCGGACGCGTCGCGAAGAGGCGGTAG